In Bacillus sp. FJAT-45037, the following are encoded in one genomic region:
- the flgM gene encoding flagellar biosynthesis anti-sigma factor FlgM, which yields MKINPYQSVQKNPYRKQTELTEKAVGPTKKHDKLEISSQALEMQKGNPLEKERAERVENLKKQVEVGEYRINPEAVAKKMYDFWNN from the coding sequence ATGAAAATAAACCCATACCAATCCGTTCAAAAAAACCCATATCGTAAGCAAACGGAATTGACGGAAAAAGCGGTCGGGCCCACTAAAAAGCACGATAAACTAGAGATCTCCTCTCAAGCACTAGAAATGCAAAAAGGGAATCCGCTAGAAAAAGAACGGGCTGAACGTGTTGAAAATTTGAAGAAGCAAGTAGAAGTCGGCGAATACCGCATCAACCCAGAAGCTGTAGCGAAGAAGATGTATGATTTTTGGAATAATTAG
- a CDS encoding flagellin N-terminal helical domain-containing protein, whose translation MIINNNIPALNTHRQMGNNQGAMQNAMEKLSSGMRINRAGDDAAGLAISEKMRAQINGLDQASRNSQDGISMIQTAEGALDETHSILQRMRELAVQASNDTNVAQDRDALNDEFGELANELERIKDNTQFNKQNLLDGTAGQSGTVNIQVGANDGELTQIEFGTAGVNLSGVVTAAQSGDISTFSGAQAAIESIEDQIKIVSEGRSYLGAMQNRLEHTISNLDNASENLSAAESRIRDVDMAKEMMEMTRANILSQASQSMLAQANQQPQSVLQLLG comes from the coding sequence ATGATTATTAACAATAACATTCCAGCTTTAAACACACACCGTCAAATGGGAAACAACCAAGGTGCAATGCAGAATGCAATGGAGAAGCTTTCATCTGGTATGCGTATCAACCGTGCAGGTGACGATGCAGCAGGTCTTGCAATCTCTGAAAAAATGCGTGCACAGATCAATGGTCTTGATCAAGCTAGCCGTAACTCACAAGATGGTATTTCGATGATTCAAACAGCTGAAGGTGCTCTTGACGAAACACATAGCATTCTTCAACGTATGCGTGAATTAGCAGTTCAAGCATCAAACGACACTAACGTAGCTCAAGATCGTGATGCGTTGAATGATGAATTTGGGGAATTAGCTAATGAACTTGAGAGAATTAAAGATAATACACAGTTTAACAAGCAAAACCTTCTTGATGGAACAGCCGGACAAAGTGGAACGGTAAATATTCAAGTAGGTGCTAATGATGGTGAGTTAACTCAAATCGAATTTGGTACTGCAGGTGTTAACTTATCTGGCGTTGTAACGGCTGCTCAATCTGGTGATATTTCTACTTTCTCTGGTGCGCAAGCTGCGATTGAGAGTATTGAAGATCAAATCAAGATAGTATCCGAGGGACGTTCTTATCTTGGTGCAATGCAAAATCGTCTTGAGCATACAATCTCTAACCTTGATAATGCTTCTGAGAATTTATCAGCTGCGGAATCTCGTATCCGTGACGTTGACATGGCGAAAGAAATGATGGAAATGACTCGTGCAAACATTCTTTCCCAAGCATCTCAGTCTATGTTAGCTCAAGCAAATCAACAACCACAATCAGTACTACAATTACTTGGTTAA
- the flgL gene encoding flagellar hook-associated protein FlgL — protein sequence MRVTQMMLSTNSLKHINQGYNRLANLQDQLSTGKRITKASEDPVIAMKGMRYRSQVNEVEQFKRNLREVYSWVDAADSALDEGTQTLQRIRELATQASNDTYEGTQRANIAKEVKQLREHLQSVANTKNSNKYIFNGTNTTRAPIVDDKGMDLGINELFDGVNAVDDIEKFDLIYGGQTYRHVGEDGTGQQIFQDIRQIDTVNFEGSPIDDFNKEAYQLKISSDETVTFSKPNSAGDDEPETMAVRSTDVIVSNRTAVSVNTQPVEIELMKGVTIPVNIDASKVFSTAVFGDIIRLEKALEDPSIKGADLTGYIDDLFGHIDTFVAERAELGARVNRVEMIENRLMEQEVFANRIMSDNEDVDIERVIIDLTTQESVHRAAMAVGARLIQPSLMDFLR from the coding sequence ATGCGAGTCACACAAATGATGCTATCAACGAATTCGTTAAAGCATATTAACCAAGGGTATAACCGTTTAGCTAATCTACAAGATCAACTATCAACGGGAAAACGGATTACGAAAGCATCAGAAGATCCGGTCATTGCGATGAAAGGGATGCGTTATCGTTCTCAAGTGAATGAAGTAGAGCAATTCAAGCGTAACTTACGAGAAGTGTATAGTTGGGTCGATGCAGCTGATTCGGCATTAGATGAAGGAACACAAACATTGCAACGGATTCGAGAACTTGCCACTCAAGCATCAAATGATACGTATGAAGGAACCCAGCGTGCTAATATTGCGAAAGAAGTTAAGCAATTACGTGAGCATCTCCAATCGGTTGCAAATACGAAAAATAGTAATAAATATATCTTTAACGGCACAAACACAACCAGAGCCCCAATTGTCGATGACAAAGGGATGGACTTAGGGATCAATGAACTATTTGACGGAGTAAATGCTGTTGATGACATCGAGAAATTTGATCTGATCTACGGTGGTCAAACGTATCGACATGTTGGTGAGGACGGAACAGGTCAACAAATTTTTCAAGATATCAGGCAGATCGATACTGTGAATTTTGAAGGAAGTCCGATCGACGACTTTAACAAAGAGGCCTACCAACTAAAAATCTCATCAGATGAAACAGTCACATTCTCTAAACCAAATTCGGCTGGAGACGATGAGCCAGAAACAATGGCTGTCCGCTCAACAGATGTTATCGTATCCAATCGTACAGCTGTCTCGGTGAACACACAACCTGTGGAAATTGAATTGATGAAGGGTGTGACGATCCCTGTAAATATTGATGCTTCAAAAGTCTTTAGTACAGCGGTATTTGGTGACATTATTCGTTTGGAAAAAGCGCTTGAAGACCCATCTATAAAAGGTGCGGACCTTACTGGATACATTGATGACCTGTTTGGCCATATTGATACATTCGTCGCGGAACGCGCGGAGCTTGGAGCGCGTGTGAACCGAGTAGAAATGATTGAAAACCGCCTAATGGAGCAAGAAGTATTTGCGAACCGAATTATGTCTGATAATGAAGACGTCGACATAGAGCGCGTCATTATTGACTTAACGACACAAGAAAGTGTACACCGTGCAGCGATGGCTGTCGGAGCGCGGTTGATTCAACCATCTTTAATGGATTTCCTACGTTAA
- a CDS encoding TIGR03826 family flagellar region protein, translated as MRDVANCPKCGSLFVKALRPICNPCYKEQEDYYDKVSRFMRKKQNRMASIREVHEYTEVPLEQIHQFVKEGRIMVTHFPNLGYPCESCGTIVQEGRICSACKGNITSGLDKIEKEKDFVERTEKNIKEEERARNTTYHSFEDRFNK; from the coding sequence ATGAGAGATGTAGCCAATTGCCCAAAGTGTGGAAGTCTATTTGTAAAAGCTCTTCGTCCAATTTGCAATCCTTGTTATAAAGAACAAGAAGATTATTATGATAAAGTTTCCCGTTTTATGCGTAAGAAGCAAAACCGTATGGCTTCGATTCGCGAAGTTCATGAGTATACCGAGGTGCCGCTTGAGCAAATTCATCAATTTGTAAAAGAAGGACGGATCATGGTCACTCATTTTCCGAATTTAGGGTATCCATGTGAATCATGTGGAACGATTGTTCAAGAAGGTCGAATTTGTTCCGCTTGTAAAGGCAATATAACCTCAGGCCTTGATAAAATCGAAAAAGAAAAAGATTTTGTCGAACGTACGGAGAAGAATATAAAAGAGGAAGAACGAGCTCGCAATACAACGTATCATTCTTTTGAGGATCGCTTTAATAAATAG
- the csrA gene encoding carbon storage regulator CsrA, protein MLVLTRKLKEAIQIGDDIEITILSIDGDQIKLGIDAPRHVDIHRKEVYLAIQSENNEAAQTVSLDGLKGFLTKGNMQ, encoded by the coding sequence ATGCTTGTCCTGACACGAAAGCTTAAAGAAGCAATTCAAATAGGTGATGATATTGAGATTACAATCCTTTCAATTGATGGAGATCAAATCAAGCTCGGTATTGACGCACCTCGTCACGTCGACATTCATCGCAAAGAAGTCTACTTAGCAATCCAATCTGAAAACAACGAAGCTGCACAAACCGTTTCATTAGATGGGTTGAAAGGATTCTTGACGAAGGGGAATATGCAATAA
- a CDS encoding flagellar protein FlgN, with protein MSVKSVIESIAELIELHQQLNQRAAEKVDAIKANDVSTLSQLVREEAKLVRAVQIAESSRMKQAKAFMMSKGTGTEDVTVQTLLQYVTEEEKAVLLKLQKALRQEVHQLKEQSDHTRELLEESLRFVNLSLDLMVPQAEDVHYAKPQHKQEQTELYSRSVFDSKA; from the coding sequence ATGTCAGTGAAGAGTGTGATCGAATCGATTGCTGAGCTTATCGAACTTCATCAACAATTAAATCAACGAGCGGCAGAGAAGGTCGACGCGATTAAAGCAAATGATGTGTCCACTCTCAGTCAACTTGTTCGAGAAGAAGCGAAGCTCGTGCGCGCAGTGCAAATCGCGGAATCCAGCCGAATGAAACAAGCCAAAGCGTTTATGATGAGCAAGGGAACTGGCACAGAGGACGTAACGGTTCAGACGTTACTTCAGTATGTAACAGAAGAGGAAAAAGCAGTCCTGTTAAAGCTGCAAAAAGCCTTACGACAAGAGGTTCATCAATTGAAAGAACAAAGTGACCATACGAGAGAGTTACTCGAGGAGTCTTTACGTTTTGTGAACCTTTCCCTTGATCTAATGGTTCCTCAGGCAGAGGATGTCCACTATGCAAAGCCGCAACATAAACAAGAACAAACGGAGCTATACAGTCGCTCGGTCTTTGATTCAAAAGCATAA
- a CDS encoding DUF6470 family protein yields the protein MRLPHLEIQSTNAYIGLSSHRLNMQIKQHQADLQIRQTHTGIIEISTRASQLHIDQTEAFADANLKGPLRLANEFYSSANQQVAEHIRKRRQQGDQMMKIENGFGAFARLAKVNSEKPEGQLRIVQMPRSINSTKIDFQPAEVNIRVPNHQTDIQVNRRDPDIQIPKWQTDTYLRQRNQISFQAVGTSINRGL from the coding sequence GTGAGATTACCACATTTAGAGATTCAATCGACAAATGCATATATTGGTTTATCCTCACACCGTCTCAATATGCAAATTAAGCAGCATCAAGCGGACCTTCAAATTCGTCAAACGCATACGGGCATTATTGAGATAAGCACCAGAGCCTCTCAGCTGCATATTGATCAAACCGAAGCTTTTGCCGATGCGAATCTGAAAGGGCCGTTACGCCTTGCCAATGAGTTCTACTCTAGTGCTAACCAACAAGTAGCCGAACATATAAGGAAACGTCGTCAGCAAGGCGATCAAATGATGAAAATCGAAAATGGATTCGGTGCTTTTGCGAGACTAGCAAAAGTAAATAGTGAGAAACCAGAAGGACAATTACGAATAGTTCAGATGCCGAGGTCCATCAACTCAACCAAGATCGATTTTCAACCGGCAGAAGTGAACATACGAGTTCCGAACCACCAAACCGATATTCAAGTCAATCGTAGAGACCCTGATATTCAAATCCCGAAATGGCAGACAGATACGTATCTTCGCCAGCGGAATCAGATCTCTTTTCAAGCAGTTGGGACCTCTATTAACCGAGGATTATAA
- a CDS encoding motility associated factor glycosyltransferase family protein, translating into MVLIENINYLKKHFPEVRKVTKEQYKHNNVKVIKSKRDLSTLAIEDNGRTLYLHSKYDPVQEAEKFVEQYSEELSRKKNVFFYGIGLGYHVEAILKQYPDVSITLYEPNIGAFQSLINTKLIKNLGDKSIKHLFVETSEENRNQFLHNFASEVNNEVLLITLPSYERVFKEEYQNFAKVFTNEVKNKRSNLQTNFAYEKRWTINSLMNLKETIQTPNILHKENKHLFKGKPAIIVAAGPSLNEELDYLRHIKENGLAYIFSVGSAINSLVEYGIYPDAACTYDPQSHNHEVFEKTINKQADWEIPMIYGTSVGFETIQNYKGSKAHMITSQDTVSPYFYQQDKLKELVKVSDAPSIAVVATELLNRLECNPIIFVGQNFAYLNNSHYAKGIEYEGKSNAIPEKVLEKSITVENVQGEFILTNEGFLKMKTQMERVIEAFQKINNCTFINTTQGGAKINGTKFLSLQQVIEHELTRKQIVIKWYDFLEEPCDPYEFMSKRRKMDESLNKLIGVLDQLKQIIKHIKKLTAVQSFHSMNNLFNKFDKVYNKLNNLDFYRVFILPMIRVQNELVAKQVEEFRFERDTIRKAEEMVRAFSNYFNHIEQDLEMIVPIYNNVMAEIEQESKEK; encoded by the coding sequence ATGGTACTAATTGAAAATATTAATTATCTCAAAAAACACTTCCCAGAGGTTAGAAAGGTTACCAAAGAGCAATATAAACATAACAATGTAAAAGTGATAAAGTCTAAAAGAGATCTTTCTACTTTAGCCATTGAGGACAATGGGCGTACACTCTATTTGCATAGTAAATATGATCCTGTTCAAGAAGCAGAAAAATTTGTTGAACAGTATTCTGAAGAATTAAGCAGGAAAAAGAATGTATTTTTTTATGGAATAGGGTTAGGGTATCATGTCGAAGCGATTCTAAAGCAATATCCAGATGTTTCAATTACATTGTATGAACCTAACATTGGTGCTTTCCAATCTCTAATAAATACCAAATTAATTAAAAACTTAGGTGACAAATCAATTAAACATTTATTTGTGGAGACCTCTGAGGAAAATAGGAATCAATTCCTTCATAATTTTGCGAGTGAAGTAAATAACGAAGTTCTTTTGATTACTTTGCCAAGTTATGAGCGAGTATTTAAGGAAGAGTATCAAAATTTCGCCAAGGTGTTTACTAATGAGGTGAAAAATAAGAGGTCAAACCTTCAAACAAACTTTGCCTATGAAAAACGTTGGACTATAAATAGCTTGATGAATTTAAAAGAAACTATCCAAACACCAAACATCTTACATAAGGAAAATAAACATCTATTTAAAGGGAAACCGGCAATCATCGTTGCTGCAGGTCCGTCTTTAAATGAAGAACTAGATTATCTTAGACATATTAAAGAGAACGGGCTTGCCTATATTTTTTCTGTTGGTTCCGCTATAAACTCATTAGTGGAGTATGGCATATATCCTGATGCTGCATGTACATATGATCCTCAATCTCACAATCATGAAGTTTTTGAGAAAACAATTAATAAACAAGCGGATTGGGAAATTCCCATGATATATGGCACGAGTGTTGGTTTTGAGACAATTCAAAACTATAAGGGATCTAAAGCACATATGATAACCAGCCAAGATACGGTCTCTCCTTATTTTTACCAACAAGACAAACTGAAAGAATTAGTAAAAGTATCAGACGCACCTTCTATTGCTGTAGTGGCGACAGAACTGTTAAACAGGCTGGAGTGCAATCCGATAATCTTTGTTGGACAAAACTTTGCTTATTTAAATAACTCCCACTATGCAAAAGGAATTGAATACGAGGGGAAATCAAATGCTATCCCTGAAAAAGTTCTGGAAAAATCGATAACTGTAGAAAACGTTCAAGGAGAATTTATATTAACAAATGAGGGTTTTCTAAAAATGAAGACACAAATGGAGCGAGTTATCGAGGCATTTCAAAAAATAAATAATTGTACGTTTATTAATACAACTCAGGGTGGAGCAAAAATTAACGGAACAAAATTTTTATCTTTGCAGCAAGTAATCGAACATGAACTAACTAGAAAACAGATTGTTATAAAATGGTATGATTTCTTGGAAGAACCTTGCGATCCCTATGAATTTATGAGTAAAAGACGGAAAATGGATGAAAGTTTGAATAAACTAATCGGTGTTCTTGACCAGTTGAAGCAAATTATAAAACATATAAAGAAACTAACTGCTGTTCAGTCATTTCACTCAATGAACAATCTATTTAACAAATTTGATAAAGTTTATAATAAGCTTAATAATTTAGATTTTTATAGAGTTTTTATTTTGCCCATGATCCGTGTGCAAAATGAATTGGTGGCTAAGCAAGTAGAGGAATTTCGTTTCGAACGCGACACAATAAGAAAGGCAGAAGAAATGGTAAGGGCATTTTCGAACTACTTTAATCATATTGAACAAGATCTTGAGATGATAGTACCTATTTATAATAATGTGATGGCAGAGATTGAGCAAGAATCCAAAGAGAAATAA
- the fliW gene encoding flagellar assembly protein FliW codes for MEIETKYSGVVELASERVIDFVKGLPAFEEEKQFVLLPFEEGTPFYVLQSTKTKDIAFLMINPFQFVSGYEVKLPDTTVEQLEIESEEEVATFVLLTVHEPFEATTANLQGPIIINAAKQKGKQLLLSTSDYGTKHTIFQQTVKGEV; via the coding sequence TTGGAGATTGAAACGAAATACTCAGGCGTTGTAGAACTTGCATCAGAACGTGTGATTGATTTTGTGAAAGGACTACCAGCCTTTGAAGAGGAAAAACAATTTGTGCTACTTCCATTTGAAGAAGGTACACCTTTTTATGTCCTTCAATCTACTAAAACAAAAGACATTGCTTTTCTGATGATTAATCCGTTTCAATTTGTTTCGGGGTATGAGGTAAAACTACCTGATACGACCGTGGAGCAACTCGAGATTGAGTCAGAAGAAGAAGTAGCAACCTTTGTTTTACTAACGGTGCATGAACCTTTTGAAGCGACAACAGCGAATCTTCAAGGACCTATTATCATCAACGCTGCAAAACAAAAAGGCAAACAGCTCCTTCTTAGTACTAGTGATTACGGAACAAAGCATACAATCTTTCAGCAAACCGTGAAGGGAGAGGTGTAG
- a CDS encoding helix-turn-helix transcriptional regulator — translation MDNNKNSTTAESLSFITTDPSLISVMKNCADECKQSTPLHYHIVNNVDDVRNYMKRLRRKGLAHQSSHHKFIWIISKQEQELVDDILAFNQASIVSIENSELNQSIKYAINYYPFLDIPFQNRVLTKVFKRNQGRIEHGLTVCLEHEDQFNKTEKDIITYLLQGKSAEQIAKCTYHSTHTVNNNIVKIKRKLKVESKIGIITHFVKQYIS, via the coding sequence GTGGATAACAATAAGAATAGCACAACAGCGGAATCCCTTAGCTTTATTACGACGGACCCATCGTTAATTAGTGTAATGAAGAACTGTGCAGATGAATGCAAGCAATCAACTCCACTGCACTATCACATCGTTAACAATGTCGACGATGTACGTAATTATATGAAAAGATTAAGGAGAAAAGGGCTCGCACATCAAAGTAGTCATCATAAGTTCATCTGGATAATCTCAAAGCAAGAACAAGAGCTTGTCGATGATATTTTGGCCTTTAACCAAGCGAGCATTGTATCTATTGAAAACTCCGAATTGAACCAGTCAATCAAGTATGCGATAAACTATTACCCTTTCTTAGATATACCCTTTCAGAACCGTGTGTTAACGAAGGTCTTTAAAAGAAATCAAGGAAGAATAGAGCATGGACTAACGGTTTGCCTAGAACACGAGGATCAGTTTAATAAAACAGAAAAAGATATCATTACATATTTACTGCAAGGAAAATCAGCCGAACAAATTGCGAAGTGTACGTATCATTCTACTCATACAGTTAATAATAATATTGTTAAAATTAAAAGAAAATTAAAAGTGGAATCAAAAATAGGAATCATTACACATTTTGTGAAACAGTATATTAGTTAA
- the pseB gene encoding UDP-N-acetylglucosamine 4,6-dehydratase (inverting), protein MNITNKTILITGGTGSFGKMFITRVLEYDVKKVIVFSRDELKQYEMAQEFTDPRIRFFIGDVRDKDRLYRAFDGVDIVIHAAAMKHVEACEYNPFEAVKTNINGAQNIIEAAIDRGVNRVIALSTDKACSPINLYGATKLASDKLFVAANSYVGDKDTKFAVVRYGNVVGSRGSVVPFFKKIRHTGTIPITDERMTRFWITLEHGVQFVLDSLDRMYGGEIFVPKIPSMKVTDLAKAVAPECEIEVVGIRPGEKLHEAMITEDDARRTLEYDTYYVIQPEFAWWKVENGNDGRTLADGFGYVSNVNEEWLSVKDLRILVDDKKVINK, encoded by the coding sequence GTGAATATTACAAATAAAACTATTTTAATAACAGGTGGCACTGGTTCATTCGGGAAAATGTTTATTACTCGTGTGTTAGAGTATGACGTGAAAAAAGTTATAGTTTTTAGTCGTGATGAGCTTAAGCAATATGAAATGGCTCAAGAGTTTACAGATCCTAGAATCCGTTTCTTCATTGGTGATGTAAGAGATAAAGATCGTCTTTATCGTGCCTTTGACGGTGTGGATATTGTAATCCATGCGGCGGCTATGAAGCATGTAGAGGCATGTGAGTATAATCCATTTGAAGCGGTAAAAACGAATATTAATGGTGCACAAAATATAATTGAAGCTGCAATAGATCGAGGTGTTAATCGAGTTATTGCATTAAGTACAGATAAAGCTTGTAGCCCAATTAACTTATATGGGGCTACGAAATTAGCTTCGGATAAGCTATTTGTAGCAGCTAATTCTTATGTAGGAGATAAGGACACTAAATTTGCAGTTGTCAGATATGGTAATGTTGTTGGAAGTCGTGGTAGTGTAGTTCCTTTTTTTAAGAAGATTCGCCACACTGGAACCATTCCTATTACGGATGAGCGAATGACGAGATTCTGGATTACACTTGAACATGGTGTTCAATTTGTGTTGGATAGCTTAGATCGTATGTATGGAGGAGAAATCTTCGTACCAAAGATTCCAAGTATGAAAGTAACGGATCTCGCTAAGGCAGTTGCACCTGAGTGTGAAATAGAAGTAGTTGGTATTAGACCTGGAGAAAAGTTACATGAAGCAATGATTACAGAAGATGATGCAAGACGTACGCTGGAATATGATACTTATTACGTCATCCAACCTGAATTTGCTTGGTGGAAAGTTGAAAATGGAAATGATGGAAGAACTCTTGCCGATGGATTTGGTTATGTAAGTAATGTTAATGAAGAATGGTTATCTGTCAAAGATTTACGGATATTAGTGGATGACAAAAAAGTTATCAATAAATAA
- the flgK gene encoding flagellar hook-associated protein FlgK — MQSTFHGLETARRAMMTQQSALHTTGHNIANANTPGYSRQRVNFTQTEPYPGIGKNSPMMPGQVGTGVKAGSIQRVREHFLDIQFRNENNKVGYYGARYESLTRMEDILNEPSEQGLASLVDQFWGAMQDLNGDADDAGARAVARRRAEEIADTFQYMHSSLTTVKNDYKAEIDVTVKKVNSLLSQLNEVNKQIRSVEPHGYVTNDLYDEQDRILDQLSSIIDIDTKREKSDGKPNEVAEGAVTVTLKGSDTVLVDALNADAIQTLGVSYNDEGTAVKGLIVGSEDPVAIDALQRGELKALAEAFGYMIDPEDDDSEVAGTYPDMIANLNEMAKNFAEEVNNIHKIGYTLDVVGQPTELGGNFFNVPADGDITAANIRVDANIMKSLNNIAAAGVNTDALTADARTRYEDLINVRPEERDYEEIRNVLSDPDNYIEGVTKAFAGDGSNARLMANMKDTLLTFGTGDNATTATLTSFYQGVIGEMAVETQEAGRMLGSSEGLRTSVEFNRQSVSNVSLDEEMTMMIQYQHAYNAAARNITTIDEMLDRIINGMGVVGR, encoded by the coding sequence ATGCAATCGACCTTTCATGGATTAGAAACGGCAAGAAGAGCAATGATGACGCAGCAAAGTGCTCTACATACAACAGGCCATAATATTGCCAACGCCAATACACCGGGCTACTCAAGACAACGTGTTAATTTCACGCAAACAGAACCTTATCCAGGTATCGGTAAAAACAGTCCGATGATGCCAGGACAAGTCGGGACGGGTGTAAAAGCAGGATCAATTCAACGCGTACGCGAGCATTTCTTAGATATTCAATTTCGTAATGAGAACAATAAAGTCGGATACTACGGTGCGCGGTACGAATCATTAACGCGGATGGAAGATATATTAAATGAACCATCTGAACAAGGCTTAGCCTCTTTGGTAGATCAATTTTGGGGAGCGATGCAAGATTTAAATGGAGATGCAGATGACGCCGGGGCACGAGCAGTAGCGAGACGCCGGGCTGAAGAAATTGCTGACACATTCCAATATATGCACTCTTCTTTAACGACCGTGAAAAATGATTATAAGGCAGAAATCGATGTCACAGTGAAAAAAGTTAACTCATTATTATCGCAATTAAATGAGGTAAACAAACAAATCCGTTCAGTAGAGCCGCATGGTTATGTGACGAATGACTTATATGATGAACAAGACCGTATCTTAGATCAATTATCGAGCATTATTGACATCGATACGAAACGAGAAAAGAGTGATGGGAAGCCTAATGAGGTAGCTGAAGGAGCTGTAACAGTCACGTTGAAGGGTTCAGACACTGTACTTGTTGATGCCTTAAATGCTGACGCGATCCAAACGCTAGGTGTAAGCTACAATGATGAGGGCACTGCAGTCAAAGGATTAATAGTTGGTAGTGAAGATCCAGTAGCGATCGATGCGTTGCAACGTGGAGAGCTAAAAGCATTGGCAGAAGCTTTTGGTTATATGATAGATCCTGAAGATGACGATAGTGAAGTTGCTGGTACGTATCCAGATATGATTGCTAACTTAAACGAAATGGCGAAGAACTTCGCTGAAGAAGTGAACAATATCCACAAGATTGGCTACACATTAGACGTCGTCGGTCAGCCGACTGAACTAGGTGGTAACTTCTTCAATGTACCTGCAGATGGTGACATTACTGCTGCAAATATCCGTGTTGATGCGAATATTATGAAGAGCCTTAATAACATCGCCGCTGCGGGTGTGAATACAGATGCGTTGACGGCCGATGCTCGCACTAGATATGAAGATTTAATAAATGTACGGCCAGAAGAACGAGACTATGAAGAAATTAGAAATGTATTGTCTGATCCTGATAACTACATTGAAGGTGTCACCAAGGCCTTTGCTGGTGACGGCTCTAATGCACGTCTTATGGCCAATATGAAGGATACGCTGTTAACCTTTGGGACAGGCGATAATGCAACAACTGCAACTCTAACTAGTTTTTATCAAGGGGTCATTGGCGAAATGGCGGTGGAGACACAAGAAGCGGGTCGTATGTTAGGAAGCTCGGAAGGATTGCGTACAAGTGTAGAATTTAATCGCCAATCAGTGAGTAATGTGTCACTTGATGAAGAGATGACGATGATGATCCAGTATCAGCATGCGTATAATGCTGCCGCTCGTAATATTACAACAATAGACGAAATGCTCGACCGCATCATTAACGGCATGGGCGTTGTCGGTCGATAG
- a CDS encoding ComF family protein, with product MARCLVCKEKISEKPSWRALLLDRSQPLVCVRCESGLTRLEVELCQLCTRPLNTEWRSIKQPDTCSDCEKWETHPTASHLLTRNQSLYSYNETMKEWMSLYKFQGDAEIGRFFSIKLMEAFETRFQGASPVLIPLSEERLVDRGFNQVQQMTEGWIETDVCLGRRTSEQQSKKNRAERVRGVDDSPFYIAEGMNRIKEVKTFVLIDDIYTTGTTIRQAAQALVSHGATTVESLTLAR from the coding sequence ATGGCGAGATGTTTAGTGTGTAAGGAGAAAATCAGTGAGAAGCCGAGCTGGAGAGCCTTGCTTTTAGACCGTTCACAACCATTAGTATGCGTGCGCTGTGAAAGTGGATTGACACGATTAGAGGTGGAGTTATGCCAACTTTGCACACGACCGCTTAATACCGAGTGGCGTTCAATTAAACAACCTGATACATGCTCAGACTGCGAGAAGTGGGAAACGCACCCGACGGCAAGTCACTTACTTACGCGTAATCAATCTTTATACTCCTATAATGAGACGATGAAAGAATGGATGTCGCTCTATAAATTCCAAGGCGATGCGGAGATCGGGCGTTTTTTCTCCATCAAGTTAATGGAGGCCTTTGAGACAAGATTTCAAGGGGCCTCCCCGGTTCTGATTCCACTGAGTGAAGAACGATTAGTGGATAGAGGATTTAACCAAGTGCAGCAAATGACAGAGGGGTGGATAGAGACTGATGTATGTTTAGGGCGAAGGACAAGCGAGCAACAAAGTAAGAAGAATCGTGCAGAGCGAGTCCGGGGTGTCGATGATTCCCCTTTTTACATTGCAGAGGGCATGAATAGGATAAAAGAGGTTAAAACTTTTGTTCTAATTGACGATATATATACTACAGGGACAACGATCAGGCAGGCTGCTCAAGCGCTTGTGTCACACGGGGCGACAACAGTCGAATCGTTAACGCTTGCACGATAG